The Xyrauchen texanus isolate HMW12.3.18 chromosome 4, RBS_HiC_50CHRs, whole genome shotgun sequence genome segment GCTGCCATTTTTGTTTGGGAAATCCATTTTCCCCTGTTTATCTGAGCTAGCCAGGGGTAGAGGGaagttttattgttgtttatttaattctttGTTTTGTGTTACATGAAAGTTACAGGTGTAAAAAGGAGTCTAGAatctttttgtttattattttggcctTGTTCCCTCCCATTCAATTTCAGTTTTACCCTTGTTGAAAGAGTATTTCTAGTGCTGGGGCTGGAGACGTGATGTTTCCTGGGTTCTCTCTCCACTTTTGTTacttcaagtaaattgatcttgttttaaggatgttcagATAATCATACTTGTCAACAAGACTCAAGAAATGATTGAGAATATGATTTTTGTAGTGCAATACTACCGTCTACAATCATTAGCAATACTACTAATGAAAACCGAGCTCAAAGAGGTATTAAACTGAAACATGAACCTGAGGTTAACCAAATTCACTCTGACCTGATGAATTTAACGGCGAGGCCGAGGTCAGCGATACAGCAGGCTCCGTTCCTCTTCACCAGGATGTTTTTGCTCTTTAGGTCTCTGTGAGCGATGGCCGGTTTGCCCTGCGTGCCAAAGATCTCGGTGTGAAGGTGGCAGAGTCCAGACACAGAGGAGTAGGCCAGTTTCAGCATGGCTCTGCTGTCCAGGGTGGTGGATTTCAGATAGTCGTACAAAGAGCCATTCTCATGATAATCAGTGATGAGGTAGAGTTGAGTCCATGAGCCCGTGCCTTTAATATCTGCAGCTATGAACCCTggagaacacaacacacagaggTTAAAATGAGTAAATGAGACTACAATAAATAACTTCTGACCCGATACATTTCACAGCAACGCCACGATGAAATTAAACGTAATAATTCATTTCATTTCAGGGAATTAATTGCTAATCAAGTGTATTACATTTTATGTTACTACATGGTTATATCCCACTAATAACAGACCTAATGTTCACTAGTGTTGGATAGTAGCATGCTAACTACAGTACCTAACTAGCTAGCATGTCATTAGCTCAGCTGTAAATAAATTCAAACTGTAAATTCTTCTCCAGTAACAAGCTATATTTTCCCAATAATTTGTGATGTAACATTACAAAAtgcaatatcactgttttattaaTCACCTTGTATTGCTCATACAGCTTCACTGTTCAAAGAATTCTACATTCATATTTaaggtttaaatgtattaatgtagaAGGAAATGTGTATGTTTTAAGTGTCaccattttttttaccatttcaaatatgttctccccttttctccccaatttggaatgcccaattcccaatgcactctatatcctcgtggtggtgtagtgactcgcctcaatgcgggtggcagaggacgaatctcagttgcctccacgtctgagaccatcaatccgtgcatcttatcacgtggcttgttgagcgcgttaccgcggagaagTAGCGCGtttggaggcccatgctattctccgcggcatccacgcacaactcgccacgcgcccgACCAAGAGCGAgtaccacacattatagcgatcaagaggaggttaccccatgcgactctacccttcctagcaaccgggccaatttggttgcttcggagagctggctggagtcactcagcacgccctagattcgaacgtgcgactccaggggtggagcGGTGAGCTTCCAAGGCCCCCCTCATTTCAATCAACTTTTAGCTTATTTGCAGTTCATTTAAATCATCCTGTGGTGTaacaaacatatttataaaattacaaatattccaCGTAGTATCTCAATTGAAATTAGATCATAAAACTGCATACATAATAATTACACAAGAATTAGAACAATGTTGTATAATATCTTAGATGAAGTATAGTATGCAACATTGCTGTCAATGCTTGCCATTTAATGTCAACTACCTACAGATAGTCAGTAATATAAATTAGAGTGGTTGTTATTTTGAAGCCTATTGTGCAATATGTTTTTATTAGGTCTGTCAATTAAGTTAAATTGAATGACGGTCCTAATGCAAACATATTGCACCATTAAAAAACTTGCTACTTTTCATAAGTAACTTGTAGTATAGTTTACTACTATATAAAAATAGTAAGATTGCTTTAGTTGAATTACTTTAGATTATGAGTATCTTTTAgcttgttaaaggtgcactacGTATTTCTTTATTGGCATCATcttggacactgacacctagaggcagcatcattcaaacgcaatatttttcaatataGAATTCCATCTCGTCATGGAGTTTTCATCTCATGTGACGTGAGTGGTCAGGATTTTagacatacatttcaaaatgacaattaatcacTTTCGTTTTAAAACtttttgaaagcgggaaaaacaTATTAAGTGCACTTTCAAGCTACAGTTTCCCCAATAGTTCTCAACAGTAAAAGCATAATGGTATCATAACCAAAGCACAACACTGTTTTGTGTAAGCAGTGTGTGTCTCACCCAATATATTCTCATGTCTCATGAGCACAGTCTGATATATCTCAGTTTCTCTAAACCAGCTGGCCTCTTCAGTGGTAAAAAACACcttcacagccactttctctccCCTCCACCTGCCCATCCACACCTCTCCATACCGACCCTTCCCAATCTGGGTCACCATCTGGATCTGCTTCGCTATAGTTCGCTGCACCTGAAGACAGCATTCAAAACCCATGTTACTTctataatgtgacatatttccgagtgaaacaggatattcacaGAGAACGAAACGTAGTGCTTGTTCTTTAAAAATTTTTCGTAGAATAATGAGCACTGATTAGTTGTGCACAATAAGACTGAGGGGATTCATTAGGAAAGGGAATGGATGTGATATGTTATCTTTAAAAGCTgactgtgtgtagtgtgtgtagtgtgtgtttctCACCAGCAGGGGGAGTCCTGACCCTGAGCCGGAGCTCTGAGACTGTTCTATGAGATCCCTCAGGGATTCACCTGGAGGAATGAATGTTTCGTCCTGCTGTAGACCCAGACTGTAGCGCGGCAGTAACTCATGACGCTTGTACCTGAAACACCATACGGACAAGAGTTCAACCAAGACAAAAACATCCATTGTGGAGTTTAAGGTTACTCTAGTCTGTCTcacatagccagacttttgactatcagcataaACGCTGGTCCACAGCGCagcttattcttttaaaaaagtgaCTGAGGAtatcattctgccttacatctccttttgtgctccactgaagaaagtcaatcaggtttgcaacaacatgagggtttgtAAATGACAACAGATTTACTacttaaatatgtgtgtgtgtctgtgtgcgtatgttacaaatgacatacCTGAAGTAACAGAAGATGATGATAAAGGTGAGGATGAAGCTACAGACCATCACAGAGACGAGTAGAGCGATATGATGAATGTCTCCATCCACATAACCTGCAAACACACAGTCAAAAATGAGCTGTGAACACACAACACTCATCAGACCGAGCTCACTGGCTTCCCttgtgagctgtgtgtgtgtgtgtgtgtgtgtgtgtctgtgtgtgtgtgtgtgtgtgtgtgtgtgtgtgtgtgtgtgtgtgtgatgccgaAATAAGAGCTTTGTCTGTacagtacactcactgagcagcACAGGTGTGAGAGTGTGAACACACAGGTGTTTGTAACTAAGACAGATACTTATATTTTGCTGTGTTGATTGACAGGAGTCTTATCATGACAAGAGGATTGTGATCAATCCaatgtgtgtgcgcatgtttgAAAAGTGTCCATTCGCACTCACATGCCCAAAAAAGggaattttaaatgaatatactgtatagatgccatgaacatgtttgtgtgtcattcagttgaagtCTGAGTCCGAGCATCACTGAGCAGCACCGCAGAGGTCAACCAGCTCCTGTCCCGAAGAGCGTGTGAAGCGATCTGATGCACGCGCTGTCAGCAGAGGCTCGCGCCAACTAccgcgaaaatataaacaaacaagtatgTACTTTAATAGTGAACGCAGAGCGCTCCCGTTTCACTTTAAACaattgtgtaatggcaaatgttcctggttcatacacGCTGTGTTAACAACATGCTGTGGCACAGATGAAGGAGACGCACTTACTCTATATATGTggagtgagaaaatgatgaaatgaaatctcaaaggttttgtttCATGACAAATAAAGGCTCCTgggtttaacctgttgatacgcacatCCATTTTGTGCCCATGAAAATGACATTcctgaacttaaatggctgtatttacgggaccctttgcagtatggacacagttgtagtatctatTGGAAGAAGACACTTTGgtctttatttcacaagtttcagaattaatataatgttgttgtttttttaaagttagagaagctgaagtttatagtaatggaaatattttgtgctgaacatgtttttataatctaaaaaacaataataaaagtgccaagacaacccagaaatacaatgttctcaaagccacgagtctaaagaagttacgtttaatatttgaagatgatctaataataaatgaggttcctgcagctttattctctgtaaaatctctggaagtgttcagagtaaaattaaggctccgcctctcaagatgTCACAAAATCTGACGGCACCGCTTGACTATTATGAATGAAACAacgccgcatttttaaaaatagactttggagacggctggttttgtttatgagactctaatatatcagatcatatacagttttacaacatgaatgctgctcagattgcagtttgttgaagaaggatgacgaagggtaaatctttcaggagagatctcatgtaaacaatggagaatatatcaatatttctcagatttatcacttttatggacaaaaagtgctattggatgtttttcaatgaatgcttgtcatggacgattgacccaagtgtgttgaactggattcatctggcgatcgtgatttcataataaaggtataAAGTCCCGTTTTCATATTGcaagttttcatttgtactcctgcacaaataactcaatcactgtttctggaggattgctatcgtgaaacagagatcggatatcaatgttgaactcttagacctttgaaaagatgtagaatttgttaacattaattacatttataggcggtaaattatatattaaatgtaagcagagtgacgtcaccaccgagTGCGAacaattgcgtatcaacaggttaatcagAGCCGTAACAATgaagaaattaggaaataaatattttactattgcataatatcatacaaatgtaatataaatatatataaattatattttattatttattaaaaaaaatatataaaatatatgagttcaaaaaacaagtgtaaatgtaaatgtaaaccaaaaAGAGATtattaagtatttagaaatataaaaaaaattatttatcatgtCATTCATAAGGAAATCACAGtttatccctattttattattttatttatatatttcaagttaaataacacacacacacacacaaaaacactgaaTCTGAGTTAGGGGGTGATTCTTACACATCCAACAGGGGCATAACTAAAAAGgtaaaacaatataatatatatatatatatatatattttaaagtcaaTGTTGTACTGAATTGCTTTATTTATCATACATTTCCCCCTTAGGCTAACCTATAGTGTTAGTCAAGGACATTTCTGTGCCaaaaacagtaataatttagATTTCATGGACATTTGCCACCCTGTCTGTGACCCTTAGAATTAAATGGGTCTTTTTTAAAACATCTGTTAACTTCcttttttcatttgaaatgaGTTGCAGTGATTGGTTGCGCTGCTTGTTTTCTGTTGGGTCTAAATATACTGTAGTTTGCACTGTAAAGCCTGCAGGTTTACAAAACAACTTGCAATGACataaaatgacttcttaaggtgtatgaagcacccTTAATGGGACAATTAATtgtcacagccctaaaacagacaattaatcattataatcatgtttgacaattaatcatcagccaagtTTCATAATTGTGACGACCCCAAGTTGTCATATATATagatttacatatattttttttcattatatattatatgtatagattatacatttaatttgaatttttcaCTTTTGATCCTTCTAATCACATTTTGGCATGTGTACAATTTGTTATTGTATATAGCAAgtgatacaagctgttgtcactgtttgaaatttcatacaaacttagtattaattaataattatattataaaaataatcattttagaGCTACTACATCAAAACTATAtgccaacattttttatttttttttaccaaacccTTGCATAGATGTGGCACAGGCCTATTTGTTACATTCTTTTTCCTGCGTAGAGAATTACGAGGCGGCCGCCTCCCTCAAATTTCGTGCCGCCTCCGACTGTCGACGAAACTCAGGCAGGCAGtaacatgcagacagacagaccccaAGTGGTGCTCAAGCACCCGCCCTCTTTCACAAGATATGTGCCCTTTTTgcaagtccatccatccatccatcttcaaacgcttatccgaagtcgggtcgtgggggcagctgctccagcagggggccccaaacgtccctatcccgagccacattaaccagctctgactgggggacccgaggcgttcccaggccagtgtggagatgtaatctctccacctagtcctgggtcttccccgagccctcctcccagctggacatgcctgaaacatctccctagggaggcgcccagggggcatccttaccagatgcccaaaccacctcaactgactcctttcgacgcaaaggagcagcggctctactccgagctcctcacggatgattgagctcctcaccctatctctaagggagaagctcgccatccttctgaggaagcccatttcggccatttgtactcgtgacctagttctttcggtcatgacccttTTTGCAAGTAATTTCTCACATttagtttttataaaaatgtggccCTTGGCATCAATTCTCGATTAAACGTGTGCCCGACATCTGCATTTAAGTTGTATTTCTGCGAGACCACACGAGCCCCTGCCCCTCCCCCTCTTTGACATTCTTTGTCactggctggactggtaatctggcataccggcattttccgGTGGGACAATGCACtgtggggccgatcaggggcggactggccattgggagaacgtgccggtgggtcggccgcgatacaccgagttatgcagaacagaccacaaaacagaGCCTCGATATGCAGAAGAGGACAGCGAACCAGTGGTTTTGTAAATAAAGAAATCATACAGGAAGCGCTTTCTGCGCTCAGTCTCAGTGAACTTCTGTCTGGAGCGTGTCacgaaaatgaactgaaactcagtgTATAATTGCCTCGCAGACATGAGAAATATGTCTATAGAAAGCTTGAACTTTTAAATGAACcaatttaaattgaaaacaatTATGCTCCGATTGTGTAATCCGTATGAAAGCAACGAGAGGCACAGTCTTACCCGTTTGAGCTCATTATGGTTTTTGGGAGAAGACGCTGTGAATttacctcagaagaagagcgtgaGCTGATACTGCCTTTCTAACACAAAAAGTGTCCCACTCAAGTTAATTTTGTGAATGAAAACTGGAGTCTACATAATCTATGCACATGTACGCTTTACATTAAGTTTACATTGATTTGTATAACAAGCGCTAAACTGGTATCTTTAAGAGAATGGTTGCTCCGCGAGCAGCTACGGTTGAATGAGCGCAGCGCACATTAACGAGAGAGAAGTTGCGCGGTTGTTTTTCCCTCATCCGTGAAGTGTAAGATaacaaataatgtttatttttatctttttgatcaccaactgactataaataacagaaaggatTTTAAAAGAGGGTGCCTGAGTCTCGTCTTTGGAAACTTTTACTTGTATTATGTGAATGACTTGCtggtacaaatatttattgttcaggctttcaaatctacaagctctcgagttttgcaacacttttacctTCCAACAGACATCCAACGGGCACATTACTGGTCATGCTTTTCCCCACAACAGTCCAAGGAAAAGTTGAACCAAAGTCAGAGCTGACGTTGTTAAATGCAATGTCAGTTCCATGTCACAGCTGATCTAAAGGGATGGTGACAGCTTGATCACGAGCGATCCCACTGCGGTCAAAAAGGTCAATTTCATTCAGGAAGTGCGCTCATGAGACATGCTGTAAAAGACAAGGCTGTATCCAGCTTCTTATTCAGTAAAAGGATTGCAGCCTCAAGTTCTTCTTCGTCACTAAACAACTCAAGCTCTGGCGAGTACAATCGGAATATTTACTCACCAGTGGCTAATAAAATACCTATTTTAGTCGCATAGCAAGTGATTTACTTGCTTTGTAGAGGGTGGTTatgtctatgagatgtcctcagtaaaacagtgtgtgtatgtgtactcaCTGGGTGTTAGTAGAGGAGGCAGTGTGGGGTTCAGGTCTCTGTTACAGTAGTCCTGGTCTGTACAGCACTCAAGTGCTCGCCTCTGCTTAGCGTTCCCTGTGTcctaagcacacacacatactatattaACACATCAGGATCTCATGTTGGCTGTATACATGTTTAACacttgcatgtttaattcatgaGAATAGagggatttttgttttgttgatcaatgcttaaaggcagtataaaacataactttaattgtattatattaaaacaaaatattcagggggaaaaaatgtaaggGCTTGAGTTTTAACAACTGGGatttgattggatcacaaaaaagtGGGCTGTGatattattggttaatgttattttACCCTGCCCACTCTGACTTGGTTACATCAGCAGAAAATAAATAGTTGTTTTGGGGTGGAAAAAtgatgtgatggaaatgacattccCATCTCGGATGGATCCCACTCCCGCTTGGCCCAGCTACATTTTACACCACTCTCTGCCCGCAATGATTTTCATGCCAACCTCCCGTTCCCGCACcccatattttttttctcccacatTGAGACTGtttattattatcaaaaataaattGTCAATTTAATGTAATcccaaattcatatttttttaatgcaactcacttttttctccatacaatgtaTTATGATTTGAttcagaggggaagattttcagtgaagaatGACTTTACTTTTGGTTTGATCAtcacacaaagctgttgtatggcttcagaagacttggattatagcTCAaaggtcatatggattacattttggGGCTTGACAGcataaatcaccatccactttaatTCCATGTAAAAGCCTTCTGCCTAATGTCTTACTTTAAGGAAGTATTTTATTACTCACTCGGCACTGAAACTCTGATCCGACCAGACCCAGACACCCTGACGTCACCAAGACGATTCCACCCTCTTCTTCCACCATGGTGAAGCAGTAACCATCCGTCCtaagcacaaaacacacaaatgatCCCGTGTATGTGTACATACTAAGGATGGTAAGATTCACCGATTTGAATCGGTGCATCGGTATAAAAGTTAACGATGCAATGCATTGATTTAAAAAGTGTGCATCGGATACAAGTTGGCATTTGTATCACGATGCATCGTTTCTAACATATTTGCATCAGTAAAAAACGATTTATATATAATTAGTAGATGCGCTACACTTTTATTATTTGAAAAGTGACCAATAATTTGTgaccatatattatatatagattgatttctcctctctaaaCTGTTTCTCCAACGCATTCTCTCATCGCCACTGCTGCTACGTGAACATGACGTATCACAACACTACGGAGACCGAGGCGTGTCCTGACAGTCAcatacgtcgatcgcaaaggcaatgctggtagatcgcacaatttaaatgttttttcgttaaatttttatgcaaataaatataatggcttcttttagtttctgtctgatttgcacttgacgagtacattttgaccaggtgagatttttgtttattcagttgccatgacaactaggttcgcggcttccaagggcttctgagaacagagcacgaaattgcgaagctagcagtttttgaggctagctaccagcagctactgcccggattatacaaaactgtctgattaaattcagtgcaaatcatcagaataaggtaaatgccctggctattgtaatctattgtgcagtaggtgttttgggtttagtgttaaaacagaatgacatcaacattgaacattattagatattttttaattaattagaagatgaattccatgtagggatacgtGCAGTAGTCccagcaaacatttttttttttttaatgaaaatgtgttttttttagtaggtagatcttattgagttggtcatttaaaagtagatcatcatgcaaaatgtgtgggcacccctgacatagaatatagattatcatggcagaggcagagctgcatCTTCCACCAAGTAATTACAAATCTAATTTTTGGAAACACTTTGGGTTTTATAAGAGAGATGGAGATTTTGATAAACCcatgcagtttgtaaaatatgtcatgcTGCTATAAATTATACAGCCAGTACgactaatttaacaacacactTGAAGCGCCGACACTGAATCACATTCGTCTGCTGGCAAGTTACCgaacatttcttcattgtttatccCTGAGCATCCTTAAAAGTGAAGTCTCTCTATCCTAGCATATTGAATTGCAtagcatcatattttttcccattgCATCATATTGCATTGAATTGCATTGTGTTGAATCGAATCAAAAACGGATTGCACTGCATCGTAATAGGGGTGAATCGTATCGTATCGCATCGGTAGCTGCTTCatatgtatatttaatgtatCGTATCATTGGCTATGCATTGAGATGCGTATCGCATCGgcctcagttatggagatgcaCATCCCTAGTACATACTGTAGATGCGGAGTTTATGAAGTGGAGTGTGTCCAATACCTGCATGTGTTATTGGTGGAGTCCTCCGGGCAGTGATGGTAGCAGTAACACCACAGGAAGTGCTGAAGTAGAGCCGCTGCATCACTTCCAGTGTCCCGACTTTCGGCCACCTTCCCAGAATTCCTCAGCAGCATGCTGTCCAGAACATTAGCTGCATGAGAGCAGATACAGGACATGGGTCAGTTATCTCCTCTACAAAAAGTTAAATACTGGtgactgtaccatggtactgaattattaccatattcatccagtataccatggtatttaactGGTTTCTTCAAGGTACTTCAAACAATTCAATGGCAATGATTAAATGTGTaccttaaatgcactgtaagttgctttacaaaaaaagggtctgccaaatgcataaaggtaCATGTATTATCATTAAATGTACGTGTCCTAAAAACTGTGGTATTACCACAGCAAATGGtgtaaaaacaatggaaatacaCTGCTATTGTTTTGCAAGTGCTGTTTTTTGCAGGATTCACACTCATATCACACTTCAGTTCCAAACACGCATTTTTCACCAGAATTTGGCCATCCAAAGGCAAACGTGACCCAGCCTTCAAATAATATTAACGcctaaaaattcaataaaaactaaaacagaaaaacaggaactaaaactagcaataataatgtaaaaacaaattaaaatgaagcTAAATTTGAATGACAAattgaaacaaataaaatgaaaacagaaaactATATAATAACCTTCCTGCGAGCACAATTCTGCTTTTGTGTCTTGAGTGAAACACTTAACCCCAGGTTAACCCCCACAGGGACTGCTGCTGTAATTAGTAGCTCACTTTGGGTGAAATGTTAGAATTCAGGGCTGTAAAGCTGATGTGTGCCCCCCATATAAATAGACGGCCACAAAGGTGTATAGAAACTGACCAAACAATCTTCAGCCAAAATAATTCcacatctgtaagctgttaaaaAGTGAGAGGGGGGTGTGGAGAGATGGTATATATAATTTTGACATAGTGACATAAAATAAAGATGCTTATTATACGGCTCTCTGGACTACTAAATTCTTATTAGTCACTCatggcattctgtggtcaaatattttggtaTAATGACCGTTAAACTGTATtactgacacaaatgctgttaattgagcttaagttgtattatGATATAGACACTAAATATATGGTTTCAGGAATAAATCATgaactaaatattatataaacaaattattcAGCAATATCTTTCCTAACTTAGTTTAGCAAAATTCATGTGTTTAGTGGAAGCTGAGATTTATGTGCACAAGTGTTGAGAAACACTCATTAAACAACTTTTAAATGCAGGGACAACTAATTCATTGGCATAGTTTTAcagtcttttttaaaaaaaatttgccagGTCCCAGGATATAATAATTCTAACTCCAATATTTCACATCCATTTATTTGTTAAGTAGCCTTGTTATAAAAAGGATAATGTTGTCTGCTTCTCGTTGGGTTCCGGATCACTGCCAGGATTTATTTAGTGATAATGGCCTGCTAACGGTACATTATTCCATATTTAGTATGTTAAAATGAAGTCAAGTTGAACAagtcctctcttgctctctcgcaGCATACTATTCTTGTCTTTCACTCTCTCTATTACAAACACTCAGTAGTCTAAACTCACTAATGCTCTGCTTATATTACACTCAAACATGATGCTTTAGTCTAGATTAAGAATGGAGGCAAGTCACTCTGTGTCAAGCCAAgtcaaactttatttatagagcacatttacaaacaacagaagttgaaccaaagtgctgtacaatctAGAAAACTAGTAACAACatggaaataataaaaacaacaataagaaATAATAGAGGaagaaaatacattatataaatattcagt includes the following:
- the LOC127643057 gene encoding bone morphogenetic protein receptor type-1B-like, whose amino-acid sequence is MNLLRTCMHWICALVIGLLGLVEENLANVLDSMLLRNSGKVAESRDTGSDAAALLQHFLWCYCYHHCPEDSTNNTCRTDGYCFTMVEEEGGIVLVTSGCLGLVGSEFQCRDTGNAKQRRALECCTDQDYCNRDLNPTLPPLLTPSYVDGDIHHIALLVSVMVCSFILTFIIIFCYFRYKRHELLPRYSLGLQQDETFIPPGESLRDLIEQSQSSGSGSGLPLLVQRTIAKQIQMVTQIGKGRYGEVWMGRWRGEKVAVKVFFTTEEASWFRETEIYQTVLMRHENILGFIAADIKGTGSWTQLYLITDYHENGSLYDYLKSTTLDSRAMLKLAYSSVSGLCHLHTEIFGTQGKPAIAHRDLKSKNILVKRNGACCIADLGLAVKFISDTNEVDIPLNTRVGTKRFMAPEVLDETLNRNHFQSYIMADMYSFGLILWEIGRRCVSGGIVEEYQLPYHDHVPNDPSYEDMREVVCIKRIRPSFPNRWSSDECLRQMGKLMTECWAHNPASRLTALRVKKTLAKMSESQDIKV